A genomic stretch from Methanobacterium sp. includes:
- a CDS encoding UPF0104 family protein translates to MQSTTEFIKGHKWEILISFIVGAFIIFIVSFAVGINDILEVLGRTNIYLMLFTVLLELIIILLWTQRWKLILDVLHRAPKFKQLFLMMFASQFGNNVTPGAAGGEPLRAYLLDKFEEIPFETGFASATADRVFEFFPFVLVSTLAAYLIFTLNIGFLTSLLVSLMIIVTMTFFGLMIYVGLKKEVATRLILSLAKRIYPFVKRLTSRETSFNNVKNKLVEYIETFTTGFQGVLRNNRMFLVGVFISFLMWGLDNFRFYLTFGAIGYYPPIVPMIIIYTISILVSILPTIPGSLGIREGTMVALFLPVGVPADVVLAVSLLDRLVTYMMPTFVGAFATFYYGKLYKDKKGSSVNQG, encoded by the coding sequence ATGCAAAGCACTACCGAATTTATAAAGGGTCATAAATGGGAAATATTAATTTCATTCATTGTAGGCGCATTCATCATATTCATTGTATCCTTTGCAGTGGGTATAAATGATATATTAGAAGTTTTAGGGCGCACAAATATTTATTTAATGTTGTTTACAGTGCTTTTAGAACTGATTATTATATTATTATGGACGCAACGGTGGAAATTGATTTTAGATGTTCTTCATAGGGCTCCTAAATTTAAACAACTGTTTTTAATGATGTTTGCAAGCCAATTTGGAAACAATGTAACTCCCGGTGCTGCTGGAGGCGAACCATTACGTGCGTATTTACTTGATAAATTTGAAGAAATTCCATTTGAAACTGGTTTTGCATCAGCAACTGCAGACAGAGTTTTTGAATTTTTCCCATTTGTATTGGTATCCACACTCGCAGCATACCTAATATTCACATTAAATATTGGATTTTTAACCAGTTTATTGGTTAGTTTAATGATAATAGTGACAATGACATTTTTTGGATTGATGATATATGTTGGTTTAAAAAAAGAAGTTGCAACAAGATTAATTTTATCACTTGCAAAGCGCATATATCCTTTTGTAAAAAGATTAACTTCCAGAGAAACTTCATTTAATAATGTCAAAAATAAATTAGTTGAATACATTGAAACATTTACAACAGGGTTCCAGGGAGTTTTAAGGAATAATAGGATGTTTTTAGTGGGAGTATTCATCTCATTTTTGATGTGGGGACTTGATAACTTCCGTTTTTATCTTACATTTGGAGCAATAGGCTATTATCCGCCTATAGTGCCTATGATAATCATTTATACAATATCTATTTTAGTATCAATACTTCCTACAATACCAGGATCATTGGGGATTCGTGAGGGCACTATGGTTGCTCTTTTCCTTCCTGTAGGTGTTCCTGCCGATGTAGTCCTTGCTGTGTCTTTATTGGATAGGTTAGTTACTTATATGATGCCTACATTTGTTGGAGCTTTTGCTACATTCTATTATGGTAAATTGTATAAAGATAAGAAGGGAAGTTCGGTTAATCAAGGATAA
- a CDS encoding transcription initiation factor IIB, protein MKYDVSEIEKVETKCPECGSDKLINDHERGEIVCGACGLVIDDNLVDMGPEWRAFDHEQRDKRTRVGAPITYTIHDKGLSTMIDWRNKDIYGRDIPARNRAQWYRLRKWQRKIRISGATERNLAFALSELDRDSSRLGLPRSVREAASVVYRSAVENKLIRGRSIEGVVAASLYAACRRCNVPRTLDEIAEVSRVSKKEVGRTYRFLTRELNIKLPPTSPVDYVPRFASELSLSGEVQSKAIEIIEKAMEKGLTSGRGPTGVAAAALYIASVLLGERKTQRDVADIAGVTEVTIRNRYKELTEQLDMGVTL, encoded by the coding sequence ATGAAATACGACGTTTCAGAAATTGAAAAAGTCGAAACAAAGTGCCCAGAATGTGGTTCTGACAAATTAATTAATGATCACGAACGTGGAGAAATTGTATGCGGAGCATGTGGTCTGGTTATAGATGATAATTTAGTTGATATGGGTCCAGAATGGAGAGCATTTGACCATGAACAAAGGGATAAAAGAACAAGAGTAGGTGCACCTATAACTTACACCATCCACGATAAAGGTTTAAGTACCATGATCGACTGGAGGAACAAGGACATCTACGGTAGGGACATCCCTGCACGAAACCGTGCTCAATGGTACCGTTTAAGGAAATGGCAGAGAAAGATAAGGATTTCTGGTGCTACAGAAAGGAACCTTGCATTTGCTTTAAGTGAACTTGACAGGGATTCATCAAGATTAGGTTTACCAAGAAGCGTGAGAGAGGCAGCATCAGTTGTCTACAGAAGCGCTGTAGAAAATAAGCTCATCAGAGGCAGAAGTATTGAAGGAGTAGTTGCTGCATCATTATATGCGGCGTGCAGAAGATGTAACGTTCCAAGAACTCTTGACGAGATTGCAGAAGTATCTCGTGTAAGTAAAAAAGAAGTTGGAAGAACTTACAGGTTCCTAACACGTGAACTTAACATTAAATTACCACCAACATCTCCTGTGGATTATGTTCCACGATTTGCAAGTGAATTAAGCTTGTCTGGTGAAGTACAATCCAAAGCTATTGAAATAATTGAAAAAGCAATGGAAAAAGGCCTTACATCAGGTAGAGGGCCGACAGGAGTTGCAGCAGCAGCATTATACATTGCATCTGTGCTTCTTGGAGAGAGAAAAACTCAAAGAGATGTTGCTGATATTGCAGGTGTAACTGAAGTAACAATCCGTAATAGGTACAAAGAGCTCACCGAACAGCTTGATATGGGTGTAACTTTATAG
- the prf1 gene encoding peptide chain release factor 1, protein MAEVSSKELYEFKRTIEELSDKKGRGTELVSVYIPPDKQISDVVKHMREELSQSANIKSKSTKKNVQSAIEVIMQRLRLFPKPPENGLLLFVGMIPRGGPGTEKMETYVFEPPEPLQTYTYHCNSEFFLEPLQDMLDIKETYGLAVLDRKEATIALLRGKRIDIVKTLTSGVPGKHKAGGQSQRRFDRLIELAAHEFLKRIGGHMNDAFLPITDLKGVILGGPGHTKEEFLKGDYLQYEIKNKVITTVDTSYTGEFGIREVIDKSMDVLTEIDIMREKKLVQRFLKELISEDGLASYGEADVRKNLQMGAVEVLLLSEGLKSSRETYECSACGCVKEKTVKNVDESDEMQCPECGEKMKESKAKDIIDDFVDMAEEIGSEVELISTETEEGMQILRAFGGITAILRYRV, encoded by the coding sequence TTGGCTGAAGTATCATCAAAAGAGTTATACGAGTTTAAACGAACTATTGAGGAACTTTCAGATAAGAAAGGAAGAGGAACAGAACTCGTATCTGTTTATATCCCTCCAGATAAACAAATAAGTGATGTCGTAAAACATATGAGGGAAGAATTAAGTCAAAGTGCAAATATCAAAAGTAAATCTACAAAAAAGAATGTACAATCTGCAATAGAAGTGATTATGCAGAGATTAAGACTCTTTCCTAAACCTCCTGAAAACGGACTTCTGCTTTTTGTGGGAATGATTCCACGGGGCGGTCCTGGTACTGAAAAGATGGAAACATACGTTTTTGAACCTCCAGAACCATTACAAACATATACTTACCACTGTAACTCCGAATTTTTCCTGGAACCACTTCAGGACATGTTAGATATAAAAGAAACATATGGGCTGGCAGTTTTAGATAGAAAAGAAGCTACAATTGCACTACTCCGTGGAAAAAGAATAGACATTGTAAAAACACTTACAAGTGGAGTTCCAGGTAAACATAAAGCAGGTGGGCAATCACAGAGAAGATTTGACCGTTTAATAGAACTTGCAGCTCATGAATTCTTGAAAAGAATTGGAGGGCACATGAACGATGCTTTCCTACCAATTACTGATTTAAAAGGAGTAATATTGGGCGGACCTGGACATACAAAGGAAGAGTTCCTTAAAGGAGATTATTTGCAATATGAAATTAAAAATAAAGTTATAACAACAGTAGATACATCATATACTGGTGAATTTGGGATAAGAGAAGTTATTGATAAATCTATGGATGTTTTAACTGAAATTGACATAATGCGGGAAAAAAAGCTTGTTCAGAGATTTTTAAAGGAATTAATAAGTGAAGATGGACTTGCATCATATGGGGAAGCAGATGTAAGAAAAAATCTTCAAATGGGAGCAGTTGAAGTCCTTCTACTTTCTGAAGGCCTTAAATCAAGCAGAGAAACCTATGAATGTTCAGCATGTGGATGTGTTAAGGAAAAAACTGTTAAAAATGTTGATGAATCCGATGAAATGCAGTGTCCTGAGTGCGGCGAAAAAATGAAAGAAAGTAAAGCCAAAGACATTATCGATGATTTCGTGGATATGGCAGAAGAAATCGGATCTGAAGTAGAACTAATATCAACAGAAACAGAGGAAGGAATGCAGATTTTAAGGGCTTTTGGAGGTATTACGGCTATATTGAGGTATAGGGTGTAA
- the pyrH gene encoding UMP kinase → MKIVVTIGGSIIIKDNDPAKFKDYAEVLHDMNNEHQILVVVGGGKPARDYIGIARGFEASEAACDDIGIEVTRLNAKLLIMALGADAYPKVAMNFHDAMEFGTSGKIVVMGGTEPAHSTDAVGSILAEFVDADLLINATSVDGLYDKDPNKYNDAKMFEKITPTEMMNILSSKEIKAGTYEFFDMTAIQIIKRSNIKTRIINGEYPKNLKKAIKDEIGTVIIPD, encoded by the coding sequence ATGAAAATAGTTGTTACAATTGGCGGTTCAATTATAATTAAAGATAATGATCCTGCAAAATTCAAAGATTATGCTGAAGTTTTACACGATATGAACAATGAACATCAAATTTTAGTTGTTGTTGGAGGCGGAAAACCTGCAAGAGATTATATTGGAATAGCCAGAGGCTTTGAAGCTTCTGAAGCAGCCTGTGACGATATAGGAATTGAAGTAACCCGACTTAATGCCAAGCTTCTGATCATGGCCCTTGGGGCAGATGCATATCCTAAAGTTGCTATGAATTTCCATGATGCAATGGAATTTGGAACGTCGGGTAAAATTGTAGTTATGGGTGGAACAGAACCAGCACACAGTACTGATGCTGTTGGAAGTATCCTTGCCGAGTTTGTAGATGCTGATCTTTTAATAAACGCCACATCAGTGGACGGATTATATGATAAAGACCCAAATAAATACAATGACGCTAAAATGTTCGAAAAGATCACTCCAACTGAAATGATGAATATTTTAAGCAGTAAAGAAATTAAAGCAGGTACATATGAGTTTTTTGACATGACTGCAATTCAAATTATAAAAAGATCAAATATAAAAACTAGAATTATAAACGGCGAATACCCTAAAAATCTTAAAAAAGCCATAAAAGATGAAATAGGTACTGTTATCATTCCTGATTAA
- a CDS encoding orotate phosphoribosyltransferase-like protein, with product MNEELIKKAYELRSRGFTTGEIADELNVSKDTARWLILQVTGKKIEAESQAPVDFAIDWKKLGSSSTRMMNVSAAMADLAIECGDVEVVVGITVSGVPFATMMAQIIGADITVFHPIKHRKEEDAKGAISSNFASVEGKNIVIVDDVITSGRTINEAIKVLNDLGANTLCVVVLIDKKGIEKIGNVPVESLIRVSRLG from the coding sequence ATGAATGAAGAGCTTATAAAAAAGGCTTATGAATTAAGAAGCAGAGGTTTTACAACTGGAGAAATTGCAGATGAACTTAATGTGTCCAAAGACACTGCAAGATGGCTTATTTTACAGGTAACAGGTAAAAAAATAGAAGCTGAATCTCAAGCACCAGTTGACTTTGCAATAGACTGGAAAAAATTAGGAAGCAGTTCCACACGAATGATGAATGTATCTGCAGCTATGGCCGATTTAGCCATTGAATGCGGCGATGTAGAAGTTGTAGTAGGCATAACCGTTAGTGGAGTGCCATTTGCAACCATGATGGCCCAAATAATAGGAGCTGATATAACTGTTTTCCACCCCATAAAACACAGAAAAGAAGAAGATGCAAAAGGAGCTATAAGCAGCAATTTCGCATCAGTTGAGGGCAAAAACATTGTGATTGTTGACGACGTTATAACTAGTGGAAGAACCATTAATGAAGCAATTAAAGTGTTAAATGACCTTGGGGCAAACACTTTATGTGTTGTTGTTTTAATTGATAAAAAAGGAATAGAAAAAATTGGAAATGTTCCTGTAGAATCATTGATACGTGTAAGCAGGCTTGGATAA
- the hemC gene encoding hydroxymethylbilane synthase, giving the protein MKVGTRGSNLAMTQTKNIIKQLSNITNEKIDIKLIKTTGDKITDSQLYTIDVKGIFTKELDKAVLEEDVDFAVHSLKDLPTELADDLKIVAVPERESPNEVLVSSYDWDELPEDAIMGTSSLRREAFCNYHNKKLNIKPIRGNIDTRIKKVIKKEFDATIMAEAGLKRLGLTQHIKKIFPLEYLTPAAGQGALAVVAREDSKVRKDLEKLNHFKSAQEVKAEKKVLEELGVGCQWPLGVSAKAKNSELELNSILLTKEGELLSKVKLTGSINDAEKIGEEAAKMMMEDYL; this is encoded by the coding sequence TTGAAAGTGGGTACCAGAGGAAGCAATTTAGCAATGACCCAAACAAAAAATATAATCAAACAGTTGTCCAATATAACCAATGAAAAAATTGATATCAAACTTATAAAAACCACAGGAGATAAAATAACTGACTCTCAGCTTTATACAATTGATGTAAAAGGCATATTTACAAAAGAACTTGATAAGGCAGTATTAGAGGAAGACGTTGACTTTGCAGTGCACAGCCTAAAAGATCTTCCCACTGAACTTGCAGATGATCTAAAAATAGTAGCAGTTCCTGAAAGAGAATCTCCAAATGAAGTTCTTGTATCATCTTATGATTGGGATGAACTGCCAGAAGATGCAATAATGGGAACAAGCAGCTTAAGAAGAGAAGCATTTTGTAATTATCATAATAAAAAATTAAATATAAAACCTATAAGGGGAAACATAGATACAAGGATTAAAAAAGTGATAAAAAAGGAATTTGATGCCACCATAATGGCAGAAGCTGGTCTTAAAAGATTAGGTCTTACACAACACATAAAAAAAATATTTCCCTTAGAATATTTAACCCCTGCAGCTGGACAGGGAGCACTCGCTGTTGTCGCAAGAGAAGATAGCAAAGTAAGGAAAGATTTAGAGAAATTAAATCATTTTAAATCAGCACAAGAAGTAAAAGCAGAAAAAAAAGTGCTTGAAGAACTTGGAGTGGGCTGTCAATGGCCCCTTGGAGTATCAGCAAAAGCAAAAAACAGTGAATTAGAACTTAATAGCATTTTGCTTACAAAAGAAGGTGAATTGTTATCTAAAGTTAAATTAACAGGTTCAATAAACGATGCAGAAAAAATAGGCGAAGAAGCTGCAAAAATGATGATGGAGGATTATTTGTGA
- a CDS encoding DUF2116 family Zn-ribbon domain-containing protein has product MTKPHKHCPMCGTPIPMEEKFCSPNCEQIFTERQRKVAKTRKIMYIAFAALIIIYFLFAFKGKLY; this is encoded by the coding sequence ATGACAAAACCACATAAACATTGTCCAATGTGCGGAACACCAATCCCTATGGAAGAAAAGTTCTGCTCTCCAAATTGTGAACAAATTTTTACAGAAAGACAAAGAAAAGTAGCTAAAACAAGGAAAATAATGTATATAGCCTTTGCTGCATTAATTATAATTTATTTCCTGTTTGCTTTTAAGGGAAAACTATATTAA
- a CDS encoding Gfo/Idh/MocA family oxidoreductase, whose protein sequence is MNKVNVGVIGVGAMGYNHARVYSKLENANLIAVSDLMREKSDEVSKKYNTQGFVDYNDILKMPEIDAVSVCVPTTHHFNVVMDAIEHGKHVLVEKPIAFTLREAKTMVKAAKEEGVKLGTGHVERFNPAVEEAKKLIKNDVIGEVVSCSAKRVGPFPPRIKDVGVTIDLAIHEVDIMFHLFESPVSAIYANMGSRLKNCKYEDHAEIMSKFKNGIIGMLEVNWLTPYKKRKLEITGAEGIISIDYIDQSVDIYGKSTQNVNVPHKEPLKEELGSFLSAVSNDEEPKITGEDGIYALKVVTAAMQSAKSNLPVEINDY, encoded by the coding sequence GTGAATAAGGTAAATGTAGGCGTAATAGGTGTAGGTGCCATGGGTTATAACCATGCCAGAGTATACTCTAAACTAGAAAATGCTAATCTTATAGCAGTATCTGACCTTATGAGGGAAAAATCAGATGAAGTTTCTAAAAAATACAATACACAAGGATTTGTAGACTATAATGACATACTTAAAATGCCTGAAATAGACGCAGTAAGTGTTTGTGTCCCCACCACCCATCATTTTAACGTTGTTATGGATGCAATAGAACATGGAAAACATGTATTAGTAGAAAAACCAATAGCATTTACCTTAAGAGAAGCAAAAACAATGGTAAAAGCTGCAAAGGAGGAAGGAGTCAAGCTTGGAACTGGCCATGTTGAAAGATTTAATCCTGCAGTTGAGGAAGCTAAAAAACTCATAAAGAACGACGTTATTGGCGAAGTTGTTTCCTGCTCAGCAAAGAGAGTAGGTCCATTTCCTCCGCGAATAAAAGATGTAGGAGTTACAATAGATCTGGCAATACATGAAGTTGACATTATGTTCCACCTCTTTGAAAGCCCAGTATCCGCAATATACGCAAATATGGGCAGTAGACTAAAAAATTGTAAATATGAAGACCATGCAGAGATAATGAGCAAATTTAAAAATGGTATTATAGGCATGCTTGAAGTAAACTGGCTTACACCCTACAAAAAAAGGAAACTGGAAATTACAGGAGCCGAAGGCATAATATCCATTGATTATATTGACCAGAGTGTTGATATTTATGGTAAATCCACACAGAATGTTAATGTCCCTCACAAAGAACCTTTAAAAGAAGAATTAGGTTCATTTTTATCTGCAGTAAGTAATGATGAAGAGCCAAAAATCACCGGTGAAGATGGAATATATGCCCTTAAAGTTGTTACTGCAGCAATGCAATCTGCTAAAAGTAATCTTCCTGTTGAAATAAACGATTATTAG
- a CDS encoding ion transporter, whose protein sequence is MKPDSRIRRIYELFCFMSIIFYGFTLLILVFFNFEPRNITILIQSDLFIAVFLLLEFYLRIRDEKDKGDYIRDNWIDIVAIIPINFIIIILAGEISPIIFVIVKLVAIIKIFALYKFSRKISDEVLEFAEKTKLFYGLAIYLFVIIFGSAAVFYIERGVNPNLHTLGDGFWYIIQTITTVGYGDVVPVTSSGRLIGLVAMFTAIAFSSLLTATTTSALLEKFRKEREVTKEKSKETIGNLFKKLNSLENQINEIKSETDSLKEIKSEIQDLKKIIEKEK, encoded by the coding sequence ATGAAGCCGGATAGTAGAATCAGACGGATTTATGAATTATTTTGTTTCATGTCTATCATTTTCTATGGATTTACCCTTTTGATACTGGTTTTTTTTAATTTTGAACCTAGAAATATCACTATATTAATTCAGTCAGACTTATTCATTGCAGTATTCCTTTTATTAGAATTCTATTTAAGAATAAGGGATGAAAAAGATAAAGGAGATTATATCAGGGATAATTGGATTGATATAGTTGCCATAATTCCCATAAATTTTATTATAATAATTTTAGCGGGAGAGATTAGCCCTATAATATTTGTTATTGTCAAATTGGTTGCAATAATTAAAATTTTTGCATTATACAAGTTTTCAAGGAAGATAAGTGATGAAGTTTTAGAATTTGCCGAGAAAACAAAACTGTTTTATGGTTTGGCAATCTACCTTTTTGTTATTATATTTGGTTCTGCAGCTGTTTTCTATATTGAAAGAGGAGTAAATCCAAATCTGCACACACTGGGAGACGGTTTCTGGTATATAATACAAACCATCACCACAGTTGGTTATGGGGATGTGGTTCCAGTAACAAGTTCTGGTAGATTAATTGGTTTAGTGGCTATGTTTACTGCAATTGCATTTTCAAGCCTCCTAACAGCTACAACAACATCTGCACTACTTGAAAAATTCCGTAAAGAAAGGGAAGTAACTAAAGAAAAGAGTAAAGAAACTATTGGAAATCTTTTTAAAAAATTGAACAGCTTAGAAAATCAGATAAACGAAATAAAATCTGAGACTGATAGTTTAAAAGAAATAAAGTCAGAAATTCAAGATTTAAAAAAAATAATTGAAAAAGAAAAATAA
- a CDS encoding MFS transporter, producing the protein MSTEIKNNADNRKANIKPQIPGKIVLATLILVAAVANLNLSVANVALPSIGLAFGASQVQINLVAVGFSLGLAASVLWFGALGDHHGRKMMLIIGTLIAIPASIIAGFAPTIEILIGARIIGGLAAGMAFPTTLALIAALWSGPIRTKSIALWSGIGAAIAALGPLFSGYLLLSNSWGSVFLITLPLAVIALIMAIKFVPSHINETKDPVDNIGGLMSLILLGTLILAINFAPVPNSETLIISLLIIAAVAGILFIMRQHKVQNPLYDLKIASRQIFWVAATAGIIVFGSLMGAMYIGQQFLQNVLGYSTLDAGISILPAAILMILVAPQSAKLVESHGSRFTLLLGYLFCLLGFMTMLLLWKDNIPYWEVGLAYAFVGIGVGLAGTPASHSLTGSVPVKREGMASGTADLQRDFGGAIMTSIFGALLTAGYAKAFATQISNLSPSAQQQISASIEATLTKSFASAATLAQQNPQYSAQIISAAKTSFLAGDHWAYLAGIIAIIIGAAIVFYKFPKMEEEKKLIVQYYNEDMILSEDVDEL; encoded by the coding sequence ATGTCTACTGAAATAAAAAACAATGCAGATAATAGAAAAGCAAACATTAAACCACAAATACCAGGGAAAATTGTTCTAGCCACACTAATTCTGGTAGCTGCAGTCGCCAACCTAAATCTTTCGGTAGCTAATGTTGCTCTACCTTCAATAGGTTTAGCTTTTGGTGCTTCACAGGTTCAAATTAATCTCGTGGCAGTAGGCTTCTCTTTAGGTCTTGCTGCTTCAGTGCTATGGTTTGGTGCTTTGGGTGACCATCATGGTCGAAAGATGATGCTCATTATAGGAACACTGATTGCCATACCTGCATCTATCATCGCAGGTTTTGCTCCAACCATTGAGATCTTAATTGGGGCCCGTATCATAGGCGGCTTGGCTGCAGGAATGGCATTTCCAACTACTCTGGCACTAATAGCTGCTTTATGGTCAGGTCCAATAAGGACAAAGTCAATCGCATTGTGGTCAGGTATAGGTGCTGCAATTGCGGCTCTTGGACCATTATTCTCCGGATATCTGCTTCTATCAAATTCATGGGGTTCGGTCTTCCTTATCACATTGCCCCTGGCTGTTATAGCTCTAATTATGGCCATAAAATTCGTTCCATCCCATATAAATGAAACAAAAGATCCAGTTGATAACATTGGAGGGTTAATGTCTCTAATTCTCTTAGGAACATTGATTCTAGCCATTAACTTTGCTCCAGTACCAAATTCAGAAACTCTGATAATTAGTTTATTAATAATCGCAGCCGTTGCAGGAATCTTATTCATAATGCGCCAACATAAAGTACAAAATCCACTGTATGACCTTAAAATCGCCAGTCGTCAGATCTTCTGGGTAGCGGCAACTGCAGGAATAATTGTTTTTGGGTCACTTATGGGCGCTATGTACATCGGTCAACAGTTTTTACAAAATGTTCTTGGATATTCAACCTTAGATGCAGGAATTTCAATTTTACCGGCAGCTATCTTGATGATTCTGGTAGCACCACAATCTGCCAAGCTCGTTGAGTCCCATGGTTCTAGATTTACACTTTTACTTGGCTATTTGTTCTGTTTATTAGGTTTCATGACCATGCTATTGTTATGGAAAGATAACATCCCCTACTGGGAGGTTGGACTTGCTTACGCCTTTGTCGGAATTGGAGTAGGGTTGGCAGGAACTCCAGCTTCACATTCACTTACAGGTTCCGTTCCAGTTAAACGTGAAGGTATGGCCTCAGGAACTGCAGACTTGCAACGTGATTTTGGTGGTGCAATCATGACTTCCATATTCGGTGCACTACTTACAGCAGGTTATGCCAAGGCATTTGCTACACAAATCAGCAACCTGTCCCCCTCTGCCCAACAGCAAATATCCGCTAGCATAGAGGCAACACTTACAAAATCATTTGCCAGCGCTGCCACCCTTGCGCAACAGAATCCACAATATTCTGCCCAGATCATATCTGCAGCTAAAACTTCATTTTTAGCGGGAGACCATTGGGCTTATCTTGCTGGAATTATAGCAATCATTATTGGAGCTGCAATCGTGTTCTACAAATTTCCTAAGATGGAAGAAGAAAAAAAATTGATTGTCCAATATTATAATGAGGACATGATACTGTCTGAAGATGTCGATGAGCTATAA
- the cfbE gene encoding coenzyme F430 synthase, with amino-acid sequence MNTLIVDMTHGGVLIASEFSKLQDCNVFAWDIYNTLDKEKKKYLLEKGIKLFEKDFLEKINDNKFIKTSSKDDFLVIAPVHCNIKIEVHMTHHEAVKFLLKDKINVPIIEVTGVKGKTSIVWMLKEIFKDLNPLVLSSLGVEVFKNGKSHLLKHDISITPASIIEALQLADDYDFGICIFETSLGGTGLADVGILSNIAEDYSIASGVKTASQAKAQMLKSKMMVCDFDSFNQYYSNFNGKMNTFSINHNSNVKASKINFGLDETSFKVTAKEIKTINGTITNAEFEIKTFAPAEHHLKNVLCAICAALTLNTPINQIINGLKDFKGIKGRTSLKYHKDKIIIEEINPGINVTAIKKSVKMIEEFRDPIVIFGGKYGVTCEEIDEVATINFFNHMNSKIKLILVDELGKSIKKHIKRKYEYYNLNDAITMAVEMDSKIILLIYRSNFSDLKKR; translated from the coding sequence ATGAATACATTAATTGTTGATATGACCCATGGAGGCGTTTTAATTGCTTCTGAATTTTCAAAGTTACAGGATTGTAATGTTTTTGCGTGGGATATCTACAACACTTTGGATAAAGAAAAAAAGAAGTACCTCCTTGAAAAAGGGATTAAATTATTTGAAAAAGACTTTTTAGAAAAAATAAATGATAATAAATTTATTAAAACCTCTTCAAAGGACGATTTTTTAGTTATTGCACCAGTGCATTGCAATATTAAAATTGAAGTCCATATGACTCATCATGAAGCTGTTAAATTCCTATTAAAAGATAAAATTAATGTTCCCATAATTGAAGTAACTGGAGTTAAAGGAAAAACAAGCATTGTTTGGATGCTGAAAGAAATATTTAAGGATTTAAATCCTCTTGTTTTAAGCAGTTTAGGAGTAGAAGTCTTTAAAAACGGTAAAAGTCATCTTTTAAAGCATGATATAAGCATAACTCCTGCAAGCATCATAGAAGCATTACAGCTCGCAGATGACTATGATTTTGGGATATGTATCTTTGAAACATCTCTTGGAGGAACTGGCCTTGCTGATGTCGGTATTTTATCCAATATTGCCGAAGATTATTCAATTGCATCTGGAGTGAAAACTGCAAGCCAGGCTAAGGCTCAAATGCTTAAAAGTAAAATGATGGTCTGTGATTTTGATTCATTTAACCAATATTACTCTAATTTCAATGGAAAAATGAATACATTTAGTATTAACCACAATTCAAATGTTAAAGCCTCAAAAATCAATTTTGGATTGGATGAAACATCATTTAAGGTTACTGCAAAGGAAATTAAAACCATTAATGGAACTATTACCAATGCAGAATTTGAAATTAAAACATTTGCACCAGCAGAACATCATTTAAAAAATGTTCTTTGTGCAATCTGTGCAGCTTTAACCTTAAACACTCCCATTAATCAGATAATAAATGGTTTAAAAGATTTTAAAGGTATTAAAGGGCGTACCTCCCTAAAATATCATAAAGACAAGATTATAATAGAAGAAATAAATCCTGGAATCAATGTTACAGCAATTAAAAAATCAGTTAAAATGATTGAAGAATTCAGGGACCCAATAGTCATCTTTGGAGGGAAATATGGAGTTACATGTGAAGAAATTGATGAAGTGGCTACAATAAATTTTTTCAATCATATGAACAGCAAAATAAAGCTCATATTAGTAGATGAACTCGGTAAAAGCATCAAAAAACATATAAAAAGAAAATATGAATATTATAACTTGAATGACGCTATTACTATGGCTGTTGAAATGGATTCAAAAATAATTCTCTTAATTTATCGATCCAATTTTTCAGATTTAAAAAAAAGATAA